The following are encoded in a window of Cryobacterium sp. CG_9.6 genomic DNA:
- a CDS encoding ABC transporter permease gives MTVPSGFLAQLGGLLPTLLGVLILMAIASLALRGYRTQHPFAPPLALLRGALQLAAISLILSGIINDPVWVGVGLLVMFTAAVSTVIRRVGPSRQNLLGVTAAMALGVGVTLAVVFSTGAIEFSPRYVLAIGGIVIGNAMSIATLTGRRFREGVVDHWDEVEGWLALGATPRQAARDLARRAVYFAMIPSTDQTKTTGLVTLPGAFVGAIFGGASPVEAGRFQIVVLAGILCAGSIAAVTLMHLTSPVGQKPVTALR, from the coding sequence ATGACGGTACCGAGCGGCTTCCTCGCGCAACTGGGCGGGCTGCTGCCGACACTTCTCGGTGTGCTCATTCTGATGGCGATCGCGTCGCTGGCACTGCGCGGATATCGCACGCAGCATCCGTTTGCACCGCCGTTGGCCCTGCTGCGCGGCGCTTTGCAGCTTGCCGCGATCAGTCTCATTCTGAGCGGCATCATCAACGACCCGGTGTGGGTGGGTGTGGGCCTTCTGGTGATGTTCACGGCGGCTGTGTCCACGGTGATTCGACGCGTGGGGCCGAGTCGACAGAATCTACTCGGCGTGACCGCCGCCATGGCGCTCGGAGTGGGGGTCACACTGGCCGTCGTCTTTTCCACCGGCGCTATCGAATTCTCCCCACGCTACGTGCTCGCGATCGGGGGAATCGTCATTGGTAACGCCATGTCGATCGCGACGCTGACCGGCCGGCGGTTCCGTGAAGGGGTGGTTGATCACTGGGACGAGGTTGAGGGCTGGCTTGCGCTGGGGGCAACACCGCGCCAGGCCGCGCGCGATCTCGCCCGGCGGGCGGTGTACTTCGCCATGATTCCGTCAACGGACCAGACCAAGACCACGGGGCTCGTCACCCTGCCGGGCGCGTTTGTCGGCGCTATTTTTGGGGGGGCGTCGCCGGTTGAGGCCGGCCGGTTTCAGATCGTGGTGCTCGCCGGCATTCTCTGCGCGGGCTCAATTGCCGCCGTCACTCTGATGCACCTCACATCGCCCGTGGGGCAAAAACCGGTCACGGCCCTGCGCTAG
- the ddaH gene encoding dimethylargininase, with translation MTINIDTIAAAEAPVRTPVKRTVLMCKPDFFTVVYRINPWMDPALPTDTSLAVAQWQTLYDTYVSLGFDVHLIDPIDGLPDMVYAANGGFVIDNQAYGAKFTHVQRQPEGPAYMDWFGANGFDVRVPVETNEGEGDFLLVGDVILAGTGFRSASDSHAELSAIASRPVITLNLVNPSFYHLDTAIAVLDDTNIAYLPSAFDEPSLTILRERYPDAILATEEDAAILGLNSYSDGYNVVIAARATDFARELRARGYNPIGVDLSELLLGGGGVKCCTLELRR, from the coding sequence ATGACCATCAACATTGACACCATTGCCGCCGCAGAGGCCCCCGTTCGCACTCCGGTGAAGCGCACCGTACTCATGTGTAAGCCCGACTTCTTTACCGTGGTGTACCGCATCAACCCGTGGATGGACCCGGCTCTGCCCACGGACACCAGCCTGGCCGTAGCCCAGTGGCAGACGCTGTACGACACCTATGTGAGCCTCGGCTTTGACGTGCACCTCATCGACCCGATCGACGGGCTGCCCGACATGGTCTACGCCGCCAACGGCGGTTTCGTCATTGACAACCAGGCCTACGGTGCCAAATTTACCCATGTGCAGCGCCAGCCCGAAGGCCCGGCCTACATGGACTGGTTCGGTGCCAACGGCTTTGACGTGCGCGTGCCGGTGGAGACGAACGAGGGCGAGGGTGACTTCCTCCTCGTGGGCGACGTGATTCTGGCCGGAACGGGTTTTCGCAGCGCGTCGGACAGCCATGCGGAGCTCTCCGCCATTGCCTCTCGCCCGGTGATCACCCTGAACCTGGTGAACCCGAGCTTCTACCACCTGGATACCGCCATCGCCGTGCTGGACGACACGAACATCGCCTACCTGCCGAGCGCCTTCGACGAGCCGAGCCTCACCATTTTGCGGGAGCGCTACCCGGATGCCATTCTCGCGACCGAGGAGGACGCCGCCATTCTGGGCCTGAACTCCTACTCCGATGGCTACAACGTGGTCATTGCCGCCCGCGCCACCGATTTTGCGCGTGAACTGCGCGCCCGCGGTTATAACCCGATCGGCGTCGACCTCTCCGAGCTTTTGCTCGGCGGCGGCGGCGTCAAGTGCTGCACCCTGGAGTTGCGCCGCTAA
- a CDS encoding Lrp/AsnC family transcriptional regulator, translating into MDNLDRSILDLLRQNARAGYGDIGSVIGLSASAVKRRVDRLVSDRVIRSFTIQVDPAVDGMGTEAYVELFCRGTVAPDELLRILSGVPEVVDAGTITGSADAMVHIRARDISALEVALEKVRLAPNVDHTRSAIVLSRLIHRAAD; encoded by the coding sequence ATGGACAATCTCGATCGCAGCATTCTCGACCTGCTCCGCCAGAACGCGCGGGCCGGATATGGCGACATCGGCTCGGTGATCGGGCTGTCGGCATCCGCTGTGAAGCGTCGGGTTGACCGACTCGTGTCCGACCGCGTGATTCGCAGCTTCACGATTCAGGTGGACCCGGCCGTTGACGGCATGGGTACCGAGGCCTACGTGGAACTCTTCTGCCGGGGCACCGTGGCCCCCGACGAGTTGCTGCGCATTCTCTCCGGCGTGCCGGAGGTCGTGGATGCGGGCACGATCACCGGCAGCGCTGATGCCATGGTGCATATCCGGGCACGCGACATTTCGGCGCTGGAGGTGGCGCTCGAGAAGGTGCGACTCGCTCCCAATGTGGATCACACGCGGAGCGCCATCGTGCTGTCCCGGCTGATTCACCGGGCCGCCGACTAG
- a CDS encoding 3-oxoacyl-ACP synthase III: protein MDGNATSTHKNVALLSVVSTLATRITTSHDIDSQLQPVLRRLRLPSGLLQRVAGVQERRNWAEGETFDDAAVLAGKQALLEAGIEPGQVGLLINTSVTRKHLEPSVAVRIHHGLGLPSSAINFDIANACLGFVNGMTLAAQLIDSGQIKYAVVIDGEDADEIQVNTIERLQREGIKRKDFMSEFASLTLGSGAAAAVLGPLDAHPGGHRILGGVTRAATQFNDLCVGSVDGMFTDAKALLKGGMELVVSAWTAARRDWNWANMDRYIVHQVSDVHTNALVKATGLDRSKVPLTYPTLGNVGPASIPITLAQEAPLLKPGNRVLLMGVGSGLNTAMMEILW, encoded by the coding sequence TTGGATGGAAATGCAACGTCGACGCACAAAAACGTCGCACTGTTGTCGGTTGTCAGTACCCTCGCCACCCGGATAACAACCTCACACGACATCGATAGCCAGCTTCAGCCTGTGCTTCGGCGTCTTCGGCTGCCGAGCGGTCTGCTCCAGCGCGTGGCAGGCGTGCAGGAGCGCCGCAACTGGGCCGAGGGTGAAACGTTCGACGACGCCGCGGTGTTAGCGGGCAAGCAGGCGCTCCTCGAAGCTGGGATCGAGCCGGGCCAGGTTGGCCTGCTCATTAATACCTCGGTTACCCGAAAGCATCTTGAACCGTCGGTTGCCGTGCGCATTCACCACGGACTGGGCCTCCCCTCATCGGCGATCAACTTCGACATCGCGAACGCGTGCCTCGGATTCGTGAACGGCATGACTCTCGCTGCCCAGCTCATCGACTCCGGACAGATTAAGTACGCCGTGGTCATTGACGGTGAGGACGCCGACGAGATTCAGGTCAACACGATCGAACGCCTGCAGCGCGAAGGTATTAAACGTAAAGATTTCATGAGCGAGTTCGCGAGCCTCACTCTGGGTTCCGGCGCGGCGGCCGCCGTGCTGGGTCCGCTCGATGCGCACCCCGGCGGACACCGCATTCTGGGCGGCGTCACTCGCGCCGCCACCCAGTTCAATGACCTGTGCGTGGGCAGTGTTGACGGCATGTTCACCGACGCGAAGGCGCTCCTCAAGGGCGGCATGGAACTCGTCGTGTCCGCGTGGACCGCTGCGCGCCGCGACTGGAACTGGGCCAACATGGACCGGTACATCGTGCATCAGGTGTCCGATGTGCACACCAATGCGCTCGTGAAGGCCACCGGTCTTGACCGTTCGAAGGTGCCACTCACCTATCCGACCCTCGGCAATGTGGGTCCCGCGTCGATTCCGATCACCCTTGCTCAGGAGGCCCCGCTGCTGAAGCCCGGCAACCGGGTACTGCTCATGGGCGTGGGTTCGGGCCTCAACACCGCCATGATGGAGATTCTCTGGTGA
- a CDS encoding alpha/beta fold hydrolase: MTRRLPRAGSTAAAAELPPLGLAGLDPAFSRLIEVPESGSDDTVRTWHVLDNGAQLAALGVTPVGTILCVHGNPTWSYLWRRLVTQATDAATRAAAEGSADAPAAGVWRIVAVDQLEMGFSERTGVHRTLARRVQDLTDLTDTLGLDGSVVTFGHDWGGSISLGWALDHRAQLAGVMLLNTAVHQPENDAIPAPLRLALGKGMLGLATVVTPAFLDTTLALAHPPLDPAVKAAYRAPYLGQARRGGIGGFVADIPVDAAHESSAELDRIAAGLLQLTVPALMLWGPRDPIFSDRYLDDLMSRMPHAAVHRFEGCGHLLAEDADYAGAALTWLADLPSALAPDSSSAAPESVPTESTLTESTLPESTLPGGSAATWADGTAHPLWHHLDELSASDDTALVDMAPGHGADPRVVTWRQLSRQVRRLATGLDRIGVRRGDRVSLLVPPGADLTAVLYACVRIGAIVVVADAGLGLRGLTRAVRGARPDFVIGAAPGLAAARALGWPGLKISTARFPAAMARTLGVRHTLAELIALGADEQLPEVPGPDDVAAVLFTSGSTGPAKGVVYSHGQLSAVANALFVQYGVGVGTGLVAGFAPFALLGPALGARSVTPDMDVTSPKTLTAVAVAAAVAAIDATVVFLSPAALANVVATADSLSAADHAALRGVRTFLSAGAPVSEPLLTAAANLMPEASAHTPYGMTEGLLMADISLTGIRAAAAAAQNGTGPGGVCVGLGAATTSIRISALDDHGNATGVAGTDANVTGEIVVSAPHVKDHYDRLWVTDRASRRNVPTDERRWHRTGDVGHLDDAGRLWVEGRLPHVIVTATGVVTPVGPEQRIESVPAVSRAAVVGVGAVGTQQLVAVVETATGARRVGLAAEALAGEVRASVSVPIAAILVVPHLPTDIRHNSKIDRTLLSNWASAILAGGRMGAP, encoded by the coding sequence GTGACTCGTCGCCTTCCCCGCGCCGGCTCCACCGCGGCTGCGGCCGAGCTGCCACCGCTCGGACTCGCCGGCCTCGATCCCGCATTCTCTCGCCTGATTGAGGTGCCCGAGAGCGGTTCGGACGACACCGTGCGTACCTGGCACGTGCTCGACAACGGGGCGCAGCTGGCGGCACTCGGGGTCACCCCCGTGGGCACCATTCTGTGCGTGCACGGTAACCCCACCTGGTCCTACCTCTGGCGCCGGCTCGTAACGCAGGCAACGGATGCCGCCACGCGCGCCGCCGCCGAAGGTTCGGCAGATGCTCCGGCAGCGGGAGTGTGGCGCATCGTCGCCGTCGACCAGCTGGAGATGGGTTTCTCGGAGCGCACCGGTGTGCACCGCACCCTGGCGCGACGCGTGCAAGACCTCACCGACCTCACCGACACTCTCGGCCTCGACGGCTCGGTTGTCACGTTCGGGCACGACTGGGGCGGCTCCATCTCCCTCGGATGGGCGCTCGACCACAGGGCGCAGCTGGCCGGCGTCATGCTGCTCAACACCGCCGTGCACCAGCCCGAGAACGATGCCATTCCCGCTCCGCTGCGCCTCGCCCTCGGCAAGGGCATGCTCGGCCTGGCCACCGTCGTGACGCCCGCATTCCTCGACACCACGCTCGCTCTGGCACATCCGCCGCTCGACCCCGCGGTTAAGGCTGCGTACCGCGCACCGTATCTCGGCCAGGCGCGCCGAGGCGGAATCGGTGGCTTTGTCGCAGACATTCCCGTGGATGCCGCGCACGAGAGTTCTGCGGAACTCGACCGCATCGCCGCCGGGCTGCTGCAGCTGACGGTGCCCGCCCTCATGCTGTGGGGTCCCCGCGACCCCATCTTCAGCGACCGCTACCTCGACGACCTCATGAGCCGCATGCCGCACGCTGCCGTGCACCGCTTTGAGGGCTGCGGTCATCTACTGGCCGAAGACGCCGACTACGCCGGCGCCGCACTCACCTGGCTTGCTGACCTTCCGTCGGCTCTCGCGCCGGACTCGTCGTCGGCCGCGCCCGAATCGGTGCCGACTGAATCAACCCTGACCGAATCAACCCTGCCCGAATCAACCCTGCCCGGGGGATCCGCTGCGACGTGGGCGGATGGCACCGCGCACCCGCTGTGGCACCACCTGGATGAACTCTCGGCCAGTGACGACACCGCCCTTGTCGACATGGCTCCCGGTCACGGCGCTGACCCGCGTGTAGTTACCTGGCGTCAACTGTCTCGTCAGGTGCGCCGGCTCGCAACCGGCCTCGACCGCATTGGTGTGCGCCGCGGCGACCGGGTCTCCCTGCTTGTTCCTCCCGGCGCCGACCTCACCGCGGTGCTGTATGCCTGCGTGCGCATTGGCGCCATTGTGGTTGTTGCCGATGCCGGCCTCGGCCTCCGCGGCCTCACCCGTGCCGTGCGCGGTGCACGCCCGGACTTCGTCATTGGCGCCGCCCCGGGTCTGGCCGCTGCGCGCGCGCTCGGCTGGCCGGGACTGAAGATCTCCACCGCACGATTTCCCGCCGCTATGGCTCGCACCCTCGGAGTGCGGCACACGCTCGCCGAACTCATCGCGCTCGGCGCTGATGAGCAGCTGCCCGAGGTGCCCGGGCCGGACGATGTCGCGGCCGTTCTGTTCACGTCCGGTTCCACCGGTCCGGCCAAGGGCGTTGTCTACTCCCACGGTCAGCTCTCGGCCGTGGCCAACGCCCTCTTCGTGCAGTACGGCGTGGGGGTGGGTACCGGACTCGTTGCCGGCTTCGCCCCGTTCGCTCTGCTGGGACCGGCGCTCGGCGCCCGCTCGGTCACCCCCGACATGGACGTGACCTCACCCAAGACCCTCACCGCGGTGGCTGTCGCCGCGGCCGTGGCTGCCATTGATGCCACCGTGGTGTTTCTCTCGCCGGCCGCACTGGCCAATGTGGTTGCAACCGCCGACAGTCTGAGCGCTGCCGACCACGCGGCCCTACGGGGAGTGCGCACCTTTCTCTCCGCCGGTGCCCCCGTCTCGGAGCCGCTGCTGACCGCCGCAGCCAACCTCATGCCGGAAGCGAGTGCGCATACCCCGTACGGCATGACCGAGGGTCTGCTCATGGCCGATATCTCCCTGACGGGCATCCGTGCCGCCGCGGCCGCCGCACAAAACGGCACCGGGCCGGGCGGCGTGTGTGTGGGTCTCGGGGCCGCGACCACGAGCATCCGCATCTCTGCCCTCGACGATCACGGAAACGCTACCGGCGTGGCGGGCACCGACGCCAACGTGACCGGCGAGATCGTGGTGTCGGCGCCGCACGTGAAAGACCACTATGACCGACTGTGGGTGACCGACCGGGCGAGCCGGCGCAACGTGCCCACCGACGAGCGTCGCTGGCACCGCACCGGAGACGTGGGGCACCTCGATGACGCCGGACGCCTCTGGGTGGAGGGCCGGTTGCCACACGTGATCGTGACCGCCACGGGGGTTGTCACGCCGGTGGGTCCGGAACAGCGCATCGAATCGGTGCCGGCCGTCTCCCGCGCCGCCGTGGTGGGCGTTGGTGCCGTGGGTACCCAGCAGCTCGTGGCTGTTGTGGAGACCGCCACCGGAGCACGGCGCGTGGGTCTGGCTGCGGAGGCGCTGGCCGGAGAGGTGCGGGCATCCGTTTCGGTGCCGATTGCGGCCATTCTCGTCGTGCCGCACCTGCCCACCGATATTCGGCATAACTCCAAGATCGATCGCACACTGCTGTCGAACTGGGCGAGCGCAATTCTGGCCGGCGGGCGGATGGGCGCACCGTGA
- a CDS encoding GntR family transcriptional regulator, with amino-acid sequence MPESFLAIDPEATTPPFEQIRAQLMDAVRAGRMAPGERLPTVRALATTLGVATNTVARAYRELERDDLIETRGRMGSFVAANGDAAHRHAQEAATAFATRIEKLGVAPDEALDLVTRSLGAVPRPM; translated from the coding sequence GTGCCAGAATCATTCCTCGCCATCGATCCCGAAGCGACGACACCTCCGTTTGAGCAGATTCGCGCTCAGCTGATGGACGCGGTTCGAGCCGGCCGGATGGCCCCCGGAGAGCGACTGCCCACGGTTCGGGCTCTTGCCACCACCCTCGGAGTTGCCACCAATACCGTGGCCAGGGCCTACCGGGAGCTCGAGCGGGACGACCTGATCGAAACCCGCGGTCGCATGGGGTCTTTCGTTGCCGCTAACGGTGATGCCGCACACCGCCACGCGCAGGAGGCAGCCACCGCGTTCGCAACCCGCATCGAAAAGCTCGGTGTCGCACCCGATGAGGCGCTTGACCTTGTGACGCGGTCGCTCGGCGCGGTTCCCCGACCGATGTAG
- a CDS encoding bifunctional proline dehydrogenase/L-glutamate gamma-semialdehyde dehydrogenase, which yields MTNPFIPRVDKDLSAEVIVLVQKWLAESATIPEDAAAERLAGVLKDPNGLDFTVGFVDNVMRPEDKMVAGYSLQQVAKKAPAFLPWYMRGAIGVGGILGPVLPWVVIPAARKVLRQMVGHLVVDATPDKLGPAIAHLKESGNRLNINLLGEAVLGEDEALRRLEATKELLARDDVDYVSIKVSSIASQLSMWAFDESVTRIVERLTPVYELAATAGSPKFINLDMEEYRDLDLTIAVFERLLDQPQLANLEAGIVLQAYLPDALNALQGLTHWAQARRAAGGAPIKVRLVKGANLAMEHVDSALHDWPLATYSTKQDSDTNYKRVLNWALTPQNTDAVKIGVAGHNLFDVAWAHLLSKQRGVDDRVEFEMLLGMATGQASAVRKDVGRLLLYTPVVKPSEFDVAISYLIRRLEENASQENFMSAVFELTSTPALLEREKKRFLASLNAVDDIVPTPNRTQNRVEVSQLEAVPTSETDADASAFDEADGNLTAALLGMTRGSTGLSGFHNEADTDPSLPANRAWARRILGRLETSTLGIDTIAGARIDDVPTLNKVIERAVAASVAWGQKTGAERAVVLHRAGLALAANRDRLIEVMAAETGKTIAEGDPEVSEAIDFAHFYAERAKDLDHVQGATFVPSKLIVVTSPWNFPVAIAAGGMLAALASGAAVIAKPAKLAQRSGAIVVEALWEAGVPRDLLALVDLKDHSLGTELIGHPDVDRVILTGGYETAELFRSMRTDLPLLGETSGKNAIIVTPSADLDLAAADVIKSAFGHAGQKCSAASLVILVGSVAKSERFERQLIDAARSLRVGMPSDPVNTMGPIIQPAEDKLLHALTTLGAEESWLVEPHQLDEEGRLWTPGIRTGVAPGSYFHLTEFFGPVLGVMHAKTLDEAIRFQNAVDYGLTSGLHSLDSDELTEWLDTVEAGNLYVNRGITGAIVQRQPFGGWKRSAVGPGTKAGGPNYLFGLGSWVSNPGRNSSTLHLRGLEPRVTEIIEASQPFLDYADFDVLRRSSLSDALAWREEFNVVRDASNLKVERNLFRYRALPVTVRLTEDGTLSNLLRVIAAATLSRSKFTVSSALPVPAGVRAVLEQREVPVTVESDDEWLARAAAGGITTTRVRLVGADPMHGAAEAASALATALGGSPDIAVYAHPVTQAGRVEVLPFLREQAISITAHRFGNPSTLSDDVI from the coding sequence ATGACGAACCCCTTCATCCCCCGCGTCGACAAGGACCTCAGCGCGGAGGTGATTGTTCTCGTACAGAAGTGGCTCGCCGAGAGTGCCACCATCCCGGAAGATGCCGCGGCCGAGCGACTGGCCGGGGTGCTGAAGGATCCGAACGGACTCGACTTCACCGTGGGCTTTGTGGACAACGTGATGCGCCCCGAAGACAAGATGGTTGCCGGCTACAGCCTGCAGCAGGTCGCGAAGAAAGCTCCGGCGTTTTTGCCTTGGTACATGCGCGGCGCCATCGGCGTGGGCGGAATCCTCGGACCCGTGCTCCCCTGGGTTGTCATTCCGGCTGCCCGTAAGGTACTGCGCCAGATGGTCGGTCACCTTGTCGTTGACGCGACCCCCGACAAGCTCGGACCCGCGATCGCGCACCTGAAGGAATCGGGGAATCGCCTCAACATCAACCTGCTCGGTGAGGCCGTTCTCGGCGAAGACGAGGCACTGCGCCGCCTGGAGGCCACCAAGGAGCTCCTCGCCCGCGATGACGTGGACTACGTCTCCATCAAGGTCTCCTCCATTGCCAGCCAGCTGTCCATGTGGGCCTTCGACGAATCCGTCACCCGCATTGTGGAACGCCTCACCCCGGTCTATGAGCTCGCAGCCACAGCGGGTTCGCCCAAGTTCATCAACCTCGACATGGAGGAGTACCGCGACCTCGACCTCACCATCGCGGTCTTCGAGCGCCTTCTCGACCAGCCACAGCTGGCCAACCTCGAGGCCGGCATCGTGCTCCAGGCCTACCTCCCCGATGCACTGAACGCACTGCAGGGACTCACGCACTGGGCGCAGGCTCGTCGCGCCGCCGGAGGCGCGCCCATCAAGGTTCGCCTGGTGAAGGGCGCCAACCTCGCCATGGAGCACGTTGACTCGGCCCTGCACGACTGGCCGCTCGCCACCTACTCCACCAAGCAGGACAGCGACACCAACTACAAGCGAGTTCTCAACTGGGCCCTCACCCCCCAGAACACCGACGCCGTAAAGATCGGCGTTGCCGGGCACAACCTCTTCGACGTGGCCTGGGCGCATCTGCTCAGCAAGCAGCGCGGCGTGGACGACCGGGTGGAGTTCGAAATGCTGCTCGGGATGGCCACCGGCCAGGCCTCTGCAGTGCGCAAGGACGTGGGCCGTCTGCTCCTCTACACGCCCGTCGTGAAGCCGTCCGAATTCGACGTGGCCATCAGCTACCTGATTCGCCGCCTCGAAGAGAACGCCAGCCAAGAGAATTTCATGTCGGCCGTGTTCGAACTCACCAGCACCCCCGCCCTGCTCGAGCGGGAGAAGAAGCGCTTCCTCGCGTCCCTGAACGCCGTCGACGACATCGTTCCCACCCCCAACCGCACACAGAACCGCGTGGAGGTGTCCCAGCTCGAGGCGGTGCCCACGAGCGAGACGGATGCCGACGCATCCGCTTTCGATGAGGCCGACGGTAATCTCACGGCCGCGCTGCTCGGCATGACGCGCGGATCCACCGGACTCTCGGGTTTTCACAACGAAGCGGACACCGACCCCTCGTTGCCGGCAAACCGAGCGTGGGCTCGCCGCATTCTGGGCCGGCTCGAGACGTCAACCCTCGGAATTGACACCATTGCCGGTGCGCGCATCGACGACGTGCCCACCCTGAACAAGGTGATTGAGCGAGCTGTGGCCGCCAGCGTGGCCTGGGGCCAGAAGACCGGCGCTGAGCGCGCCGTTGTGCTCCACCGCGCCGGCCTTGCCCTGGCAGCAAACCGCGACCGCCTGATTGAGGTCATGGCGGCCGAGACCGGCAAAACTATTGCCGAGGGTGACCCGGAGGTGAGTGAAGCCATTGACTTCGCCCACTTCTACGCCGAGCGCGCCAAGGACCTGGATCACGTGCAGGGTGCCACCTTCGTGCCGTCGAAGCTCATTGTGGTCACCTCGCCGTGGAACTTCCCCGTGGCCATTGCCGCCGGTGGAATGCTCGCAGCGCTCGCCAGCGGTGCGGCCGTGATCGCCAAGCCGGCCAAGCTCGCCCAGCGTTCCGGCGCCATTGTGGTCGAGGCGCTGTGGGAGGCGGGCGTTCCGCGCGACCTGCTGGCCCTCGTGGACCTCAAGGACCACTCGCTTGGAACCGAGCTGATCGGGCATCCCGACGTGGACCGCGTGATTCTCACCGGCGGTTACGAGACCGCCGAGTTGTTCCGTTCCATGCGCACCGACCTGCCGCTTCTCGGCGAAACGAGTGGCAAGAACGCCATCATCGTGACGCCGTCAGCCGACCTTGACCTGGCCGCCGCCGATGTGATCAAGAGCGCGTTCGGGCACGCCGGTCAGAAGTGCTCCGCTGCGAGCCTCGTGATTCTGGTGGGATCGGTGGCCAAGTCCGAACGTTTCGAACGCCAGCTCATCGATGCTGCTCGTTCACTGCGCGTGGGGATGCCCAGCGACCCGGTCAACACCATGGGCCCGATCATTCAGCCGGCCGAGGACAAGCTGCTGCACGCCCTCACCACCCTCGGCGCCGAGGAGAGCTGGCTCGTGGAACCGCACCAGCTGGACGAAGAGGGTCGACTCTGGACCCCCGGAATTCGCACCGGTGTCGCCCCCGGCTCGTACTTCCACCTCACCGAGTTTTTCGGCCCGGTGCTCGGCGTCATGCACGCTAAGACGCTGGACGAGGCCATCCGCTTCCAGAACGCTGTGGACTACGGTCTGACCAGCGGTCTGCACTCGCTTGATTCCGACGAGCTCACCGAGTGGCTCGACACCGTCGAAGCCGGCAACCTTTACGTGAACCGTGGCATCACGGGCGCGATTGTGCAGCGTCAGCCCTTCGGTGGCTGGAAGCGCTCGGCCGTGGGACCCGGCACCAAGGCCGGCGGACCGAACTACCTCTTCGGTCTCGGCAGCTGGGTGAGCAACCCCGGTCGCAACAGCTCCACACTGCACCTGCGCGGGCTTGAGCCGCGCGTGACCGAGATCATTGAAGCGTCGCAGCCGTTCCTCGACTACGCCGACTTCGATGTGCTGCGCCGCTCCAGCCTGAGCGACGCCCTGGCCTGGCGTGAAGAGTTCAACGTGGTGCGTGATGCCTCGAACCTCAAGGTGGAGCGCAACCTGTTCCGCTACCGCGCCCTGCCCGTGACCGTGCGCCTCACCGAGGACGGCACGCTCTCGAACCTGCTGCGCGTGATCGCGGCAGCCACCCTGTCGCGCTCGAAGTTCACCGTGTCGAGCGCCCTGCCGGTTCCGGCGGGGGTGCGTGCGGTTCTCGAACAGCGTGAGGTTCCGGTCACTGTCGAAAGTGACGACGAGTGGTTGGCCCGTGCGGCGGCCGGCGGCATCACCACAACACGCGTGCGTCTCGTGGGAGCCGACCCGATGCATGGTGCAGCGGAGGCGGCATCCGCTTTGGCGACAGCACTGGGTGGCAGTCCCGACATTGCCGTGTATGCGCACCCGGTGACGCAGGCCGGTCGTGTTGAGGTGCTTCCGTTCCTTCGCGAGCAGGCGATTTCGATCACCGCACACCGCTTCGGTAACCCGAGTACGCTCTCGGACGACGTGATTTAA
- a CDS encoding NAD-dependent epimerase/dehydratase family protein, translating to MKVLVTGASGFLGRAVAAEIAAAGHSVRTFQRRPSGVPGVEDVLGSLTTAADVTHAVKGMDAVVHLAAKVSLAGDPAEFTAVNVEGTRTLLRLAADAGASRFVYVSSPSVAHAGASIMGSGAEPADPDHARGDYARTKAQAELLALAADSPSFAAVAVRPHLVWGPGDTQLIQRIVDRARSGRLPLLGRGAALIDTTYIDNAASAIAAALERAPEVHGRSYVITNGEPRPVAELLAGICAAAGVRAPAWRVPAVIARGAGSVIEAVWRVRPGTDEPPMTRFLAEQLSTAHWFDQRATRADLGWTPAVILDEGLARLAVSYRRDMPFAS from the coding sequence GTGAAGGTTCTGGTCACCGGTGCCAGCGGGTTTCTGGGACGTGCCGTGGCGGCCGAGATTGCGGCGGCGGGACATTCCGTGCGCACGTTCCAGCGGCGCCCCTCCGGAGTGCCGGGAGTGGAAGACGTTCTCGGATCACTCACCACGGCGGCCGATGTAACGCATGCCGTGAAGGGCATGGACGCCGTGGTGCACCTGGCGGCCAAGGTATCCCTCGCGGGCGACCCGGCCGAATTTACGGCCGTGAACGTGGAGGGAACACGCACGCTCCTGCGGCTCGCAGCGGATGCGGGAGCCTCGCGTTTCGTGTACGTGTCGTCGCCCTCCGTGGCGCACGCCGGCGCATCCATCATGGGGAGCGGCGCGGAGCCGGCCGACCCGGATCATGCGCGGGGAGACTACGCGCGCACCAAGGCGCAGGCGGAGCTGCTGGCCCTCGCGGCCGATTCGCCCTCATTCGCCGCGGTGGCGGTGCGACCGCATCTCGTCTGGGGCCCGGGTGACACCCAGCTGATTCAACGCATCGTGGATCGTGCCCGGTCGGGACGACTGCCCCTCCTCGGACGCGGTGCCGCCCTCATCGACACCACCTACATCGACAATGCGGCGTCGGCGATTGCGGCGGCCCTCGAGCGCGCGCCGGAGGTGCACGGCCGGTCGTACGTGATCACGAACGGCGAGCCGCGCCCGGTTGCGGAACTGCTCGCCGGCATCTGTGCGGCGGCGGGGGTGCGCGCACCCGCATGGCGCGTTCCCGCGGTTATTGCGCGCGGCGCGGGGTCTGTGATCGAGGCTGTGTGGCGAGTGCGTCCCGGAACGGATGAGCCGCCCATGACCCGGTTCCTCGCCGAACAGCTCTCTACCGCACACTGGTTTGACCAGCGCGCCACCCGAGCCGACCTCGGATGGACCCCCGCGGTGATCCTTGATGAGGGCCTCGCCCGACTGGCGGTCTCCTACCGTCGGGACATGCCCTTCGCGAGCTGA